The genomic window GCCCTGCAGCGGCAGCGCGAACTGCTGGCTGGTCTGCGTGCCCGCGGCGACCACGTCGGACTTCCAGGCGAAGCCGCCGCCGCCGAGCTGCACGAACTTCCCGTTCCACTGCGCCGGGATGTAGATCTGGTAGTTGATGTCACGCACACGGTAGCTCGGGTCCTTCACGGCCGGGTCGACGCCGCCGGGCGAGGTGGGCTGGATCGTGCCCTTGACCAGGCAGTAGGCCGGCAGCGCGAGCCAGACCTGCTGGACGGACGTGACCTTGAAGCCGCCGGTCTTCGGCGAGGGAAAGCGGCTGCCGCGAAAGCCGTCGAGCACGGCGTCGCCGTACTGCGAACCATCGAGCTGGTTCGAGCAGGTGCGCACGAGGGTGTTGGAAATGTCGTTGGCCGCCTGGGCCCACGAGGCGAGTGCGCCGCAGGCCAGCGCCACGAGCAGCGAGCGGATGCACCGCGCGAGGTTCTCTGTCTTGGTCAAGATGTGTCTCCAACGTGATCGGTTCGAATTCACAAGACCCCACGCCTGAGCCGGAGCGGGGACCACGCCTTCTTCCAGAGGCGGTGAAATTCTTGATCGCGCTGGAATGGACCGCACTATCCCTGCGGCGCCAATCGAATGACTTCGGGCGCCCGTGGCCCGCGACGCCTCAAGCCTCGCGCCGGATCTGCGGCGCGGGCAATCCCTCGATCATCACGTTGAGGCAGGCGGGCTTGCCGCTGGCGAGCGCGCGCCGTGCCGCGTCGGGCAGTGCATCGGCCTCGGTGACGAGTTCGCCGTGCGCGCCGAAGGCCTGCGCCACCGCGTCGTAGCGCGTGGGCTGCAGCTCGCAGCCGATCAGCCGCTCGGGCCCGTAGTCGCGCAGCTGGATCTGGTATTCGGCGTTCCAGCGCGCATCGTTGCCCACCACGGCCACGAAGGGCAGGCGGTGCCGGATGGCGGTGTCGAACTCGGCGATGTGGAAGCCCACGGTGCCGTCGCCCATGACGGCGATCACCGGCGCCTCGGGCTGCGCGCAGCGCGCGCCGAGCGCATAGGCGAGTCCCGCGCCAATCGCGCCCGCCACCCCGTTGTTGACGCGGTGCGGCGCGCTCAGGCAGGCCATTGCCCACTGGCCGATCTCGCCGCCATCGCAGACCAGCACCGACTCGGGATGGCTGTCGAGCAGCGCTTGCAGCGGCCGCAGCATCTGCACCGGATGCAGGCGCTGCGGCAGCGAGGCGCGCGCGTCGTCCCAGGCGGCGGGGCGGTAGGCCAGCCATGCATGCGCTTCCCGCAGCCACGACGGATCCCTGGCGCCAGCCGCGGCCGCTGTCAGCGCCCGCATCGCCGGCCAGGCATCGGCCTGCGCTTCGGTGCGCAGGCGCTCGCCGAGGGCACGGCGGCTGCGCGCGAGTTCATCGGCATCGGGATCGATCTGGTGGACCCGTGCATCGGCAGCCAACGCGGCGCCGAACTTCAGCGTGAAGTCCAGCCGCTTGCCCAGCAGCAGCACGCAGTCCGCGCGCGCCAGCAGCTGCGCGAAGGCGCCGAGGCTCGCATCGCCGATGCCGCGCGGGCTCTCCATGCCGGCGACCGGCACGCCCGTGGCCTGCTCCAGCGCGGCGATCAGCGCGCGCCCATCGCGCGTGAGGCAGGAGGGGCCCGCGAGGATCAGCGGACGCTCGGCCTCGGCGAGCTGCCGGGCCAGCTCGGTCGCGAGCGCCGGGTCGAGCAGCCGCGGCTCGGGCGCGAAGGCTTCCGGGCCGAAAGCGGGCACGGTGGCCGCGCCCTCGAGCACGTCGCTCGGCAGGCTCAGGTGCACCGGGCCGGGCCGCCCCGACTTC from Variovorax paradoxus includes these protein-coding regions:
- a CDS encoding thiamine pyrophosphate-binding protein → MPSTRTFRGADALIECLRAARVARIFTLSGNHVMPVFDAAFGSVIELVHVRHEASTVHMADAWSRVSGEVGIALVTGGPGHANAVAALYTAYMAEAPVVLLSGHAPNEQLGQGAFQEMRQADMAEPVCKAAWRCASADAVAGDVAKAIRIAKSGRPGPVHLSLPSDVLEGAATVPAFGPEAFAPEPRLLDPALATELARQLAEAERPLILAGPSCLTRDGRALIAALEQATGVPVAGMESPRGIGDASLGAFAQLLARADCVLLLGKRLDFTLKFGAALAADARVHQIDPDADELARSRRALGERLRTEAQADAWPAMRALTAAAAGARDPSWLREAHAWLAYRPAAWDDARASLPQRLHPVQMLRPLQALLDSHPESVLVCDGGEIGQWAMACLSAPHRVNNGVAGAIGAGLAYALGARCAQPEAPVIAVMGDGTVGFHIAEFDTAIRHRLPFVAVVGNDARWNAEYQIQLRDYGPERLIGCELQPTRYDAVAQAFGAHGELVTEADALPDAARRALASGKPACLNVMIEGLPAPQIRREA